GATATATATATAAAAAACGCTGGGCTATTGAAGAAGTGCATCGCCAAATGAAGCAGAGCATGAGATGGGAAAGCATGCGTTTAGGCAGCTATCAAGGCATGAAAAATCTCAATGCTTTTATGGCTCTGGCCTTGTACTTCATATACAAATGCAAAGACTATGTCCACATCCTGGCTATCGGCTTCCCTAAACTATTGAAATATGTAAAGAAAGACTGGACTAAGCCCAAAGAGTTCATCTATTATCGCATAACTGATGTCTTGAATATCTGCATCAATCAAATCATCCAATATAAACGAAGACCCAGTATTGAAGAACGACGAGACCAATGGCAAATCAAAATTAGGCTCAATTAAAAAAATGGGGGAATGCCAGCACAATTTCAATTGACACAAATTGCCCAAGTAAAAGACTGTCCGTATGATTAGTCAGATTATTGTCAAGAACGATGATAGACAATGGGATAACCTGCCCAGCGGCTGGGTGTGTTTCGCGCTCAGAAACCGCAGTGCATACCTGTATATAGGTTTCAGTGTGCGTCTTTCTGCCCGGTTACGCAGGATGTGGGACAATTCCCTGGAAGACAGGCTCTTACAGGAGCTTTGCGAAGATGCGGAAGTCCTTGAATATCAGAAGTTGCCGGATGCCATGACCGCTATGGTGATGCAGAAAGCTTTGATCCAGGAGCATCATCCCTCGTATCAGCAGCGTTTGCGTCCCTGGAAGAACTATGTCTATCTGGGATTGGACAGCAATCGCTTCCCGTTTATCAGCATTCAGGAGCACACCAATGACGATTGGCAGTATCTGGGTCCATTTCGCAGCCGCTTCTTTTTAGCGGATGTAATCGACAGCATTTCCCGCATCTTGAAGCTGCCCAATTGTGACAGCGGGACATATCCATGCAGCAAGTTTGACAGCGATATCTGCCGGGGCTGGTGTTTGGCTTTGGCTCCAGCTCAGGAAAGCGCACAAGAACATAATCTGGAGAAGTTGGATATTCTACTGCAAGAAAGTTTTGTGCATCCAAACAACGGAATAATGGAGATGGTGCAACAGGAGCGAGACCGCAATTTTGACGCACTGGAATTTGCCAAAGCCGACCTTTTGGATGACGAGATCCGTTTACTGAAGGCCTACCGGGAGTGGTTAAACTTTCTGTATGTGGCAAAAAGCATCAGTTTCGATAGTCCGCAGCTCACCATCGAACACGGTCAGTTAATCAGTGCGAAGTTGAACGGTAAGACATACCATTTCCCTACTGACAATCTGCCCTATCGGGAGAACGAGCTTTTGGCTCTGCCCTTGACTGCAGTGGATGAGATGAAAATAATATATGACTATATAAGGGAGCGAGCTCATGCATGACGAACTCATCAAACTACCTTTGATAAAGAACCATAGCCGCGGTAAAGTGCGCGATATCTACGATCTGGGCGATCAGCTATTGATCGTCACCAGTGATCGCATCTCTGCTTTTGACGTGGTGTTTCCCAATCTAATTCCTGACAAGGGACGCATTCTGAACGGTATCTCAGTGTATTATTTCAAAAGCACGGCGGACATCGTAGCAAATCACTTCATCAGCGACCAAGTGACGGATTATCCTGCAGAATTGCATGCTTTTGAGGGCTATCTGCAAGGACGCTCGATGTTGGTGAAAAAAACCCGCGTGATCCCCTTTGAATGCATTGTCCGAGGCTATATCAGCGGCTCTGCCTGGAAAGAATACAAACGCAC
This is a stretch of genomic DNA from Candidatus Cloacimonadota bacterium. It encodes these proteins:
- a CDS encoding transposase, whose product is YIYKKRWAIEEVHRQMKQSMRWESMRLGSYQGMKNLNAFMALALYFIYKCKDYVHILAIGFPKLLKYVKKDWTKPKEFIYYRITDVLNICINQIIQYKRRPSIEERRDQWQIKIRLN